Proteins from one Deinococcus radiopugnans ATCC 19172 genomic window:
- the mqnB gene encoding futalosine hydrolase: MLPLIVVATPAEAERLLDLNARVVVSGVGVVAAALATARALAEQEARLVISAGIGGAYPASGLRSGDLAVSAEIVQADLGAWDGERFLDFGGLGLSILPDSPHAGRFVTWASAPEVARRAEAHLGPMLTLNSVTGSAQSAAALERRFPGALTEGMEGAGVAHAALLAGVPVLEVRGVSNAVGPRDRASWRIPQALAATRRGVAAALEVWEERKG; the protein is encoded by the coding sequence ATGCTGCCTCTGATCGTCGTTGCCACCCCCGCCGAGGCCGAGCGCCTGCTGGACCTGAACGCCCGCGTGGTGGTGTCCGGGGTGGGGGTGGTGGCCGCCGCCCTGGCGACGGCGCGCGCGCTGGCAGAACAGGAGGCCAGGCTGGTGATCAGCGCCGGCATTGGCGGGGCCTACCCAGCGTCGGGGCTGCGGTCCGGCGATCTGGCGGTTTCAGCCGAAATTGTTCAGGCGGACCTGGGGGCCTGGGACGGCGAACGCTTTCTGGACTTCGGCGGGCTGGGCCTGTCCATCCTTCCAGACTCGCCCCATGCCGGACGCTTTGTTACCTGGGCCTCTGCCCCCGAAGTCGCGCGGCGTGCGGAGGCCCACCTGGGACCGATGCTCACGTTGAACAGCGTGACAGGCAGCGCGCAGTCTGCCGCCGCGCTGGAACGCCGTTTCCCCGGCGCCCTCACCGAGGGCATGGAGGGTGCGGGCGTGGCCCACGCCGCGCTGCTGGCCGGCGTGCCCGTGCTGGAGGTGCGCGGCGTGAGCAACGCGGTAGGCCCGCGTGACCGTGCGTCCTGGCGGATTCCACAGGCGCTCGCCGCCACCCGGCGGGGCGTGGCGGCGGCGTTGGAAGTCTGGGAGGAGCGGAAAGGGTAG
- the lgt gene encoding prolipoprotein diacylglyceryl transferase, which yields MNPVFLQIGTFTIAWYGVLITLGIVIGAWLGTRMARQRGLNANLFSDMILWMIIWGLVGARLVFVLTSWGQFAGTPFPRILLDIINLRSGGISIHGGLIGGILVLIYYTRRYKLNFYQYADLCVPGVAFGVIGGRLGNIMNGTDTVGRVTNWAVGYRWPDSARAFHNGMCQPNPNPDLDLSQYCQNIGGQMVMTAPVHFTQLYGVIIGIILAVASYYWLRSHKPGWTFWQFWLWYSILRAGWEETFRLNPLLPNVYLSQGLDKAGIGLFTETQIISIPLIIVSIIMLIRIRKQPDMPLPVGGQVDSPATGQTQTR from the coding sequence ATGAATCCTGTCTTCCTTCAAATCGGTACCTTCACGATTGCCTGGTACGGCGTGCTGATCACGCTGGGCATCGTGATCGGCGCGTGGCTCGGCACACGCATGGCCCGGCAGCGCGGCCTGAACGCCAACCTCTTCAGCGACATGATCCTGTGGATGATCATCTGGGGGCTGGTCGGCGCGCGGCTGGTCTTCGTGCTGACCTCCTGGGGACAGTTCGCGGGCACGCCCTTTCCGCGCATCCTGCTGGACATCATCAACCTGCGCTCGGGCGGCATCTCCATTCACGGCGGCCTGATCGGCGGCATCCTGGTGCTGATCTACTACACCCGGCGCTACAAGCTCAACTTCTACCAGTACGCGGACCTGTGCGTGCCGGGAGTGGCCTTTGGCGTGATCGGCGGGCGGCTGGGCAACATCATGAACGGCACCGACACGGTGGGCCGCGTGACGAACTGGGCCGTCGGCTACCGCTGGCCGGACAGCGCGCGGGCCTTCCACAACGGCATGTGCCAGCCCAACCCCAACCCCGATCTGGACCTGTCGCAGTACTGCCAGAACATCGGCGGCCAGATGGTCATGACCGCCCCGGTGCATTTCACCCAGCTGTACGGCGTGATCATCGGCATCATCCTGGCCGTCGCCTCGTACTACTGGCTGCGTTCGCACAAGCCGGGCTGGACCTTCTGGCAGTTCTGGCTGTGGTACAGCATCCTGCGCGCCGGGTGGGAAGAAACCTTCCGCCTCAACCCCCTGCTGCCCAACGTGTACCTGAGCCAGGGGCTGGACAAGGCGGGCATCGGCCTGTTCACCGAAACGCAGATCATCAGCATTCCGCTGATTATCGTGAGCATCATCATGCTGATTCGCATTCGCAAGCAGCCGGATATGCCTCTGCCGGTGGGCGGTCAGGTGGACTCGCCCGCAACCGGGCAGACGCAGACGCGATAG
- the tatC gene encoding twin-arginine translocase subunit TatC, producing the protein MSPKTAPSTDLKSAPLFDHLDELRKRLVISVIFLVIGMSVAFVYRVQLIDWVKGPLQYSELYTAGKVQVVTYTLTEPLLLSLSLAFWAGLGLALPFILGQVWGFIAPGLYPSERRWAVPFIVGAGLSFLGGGIFGYKLVLPTMVPFLVEFLAGAVTPILGLGQYIGTVTTFLVAFGVAFEMPILAIILTRIGIVNHVMLRKGWRFALVAIMVAAAVITPTPDPTNMMLVAVPLYVLFELSVLLSRAFRLPPPEEEEAPALGL; encoded by the coding sequence ATGTCCCCCAAAACCGCCCCCAGCACAGACCTGAAAAGCGCTCCCCTGTTCGATCACCTGGATGAACTGAGAAAGCGGCTGGTCATCAGCGTGATTTTCCTGGTCATCGGGATGTCGGTGGCCTTCGTCTACCGCGTGCAACTGATCGACTGGGTCAAGGGGCCGCTGCAATATTCGGAGCTGTACACCGCCGGCAAGGTGCAGGTGGTGACCTACACCCTGACCGAGCCGCTGCTGCTGAGCCTGAGCCTAGCGTTCTGGGCCGGGCTGGGGCTGGCGCTGCCCTTCATTTTGGGGCAGGTCTGGGGCTTTATCGCGCCGGGCTTGTATCCCAGCGAGCGGCGCTGGGCCGTGCCCTTCATCGTCGGGGCGGGGCTGTCCTTTCTGGGCGGGGGGATCTTCGGCTACAAGCTGGTGCTGCCCACCATGGTTCCGTTTCTGGTGGAGTTCCTGGCCGGAGCGGTGACGCCGATTCTGGGGCTGGGCCAGTACATCGGCACGGTCACCACCTTTCTGGTGGCGTTTGGGGTGGCCTTCGAGATGCCCATCCTGGCGATCATCCTGACCCGCATCGGCATCGTAAACCACGTGATGCTGCGCAAGGGCTGGCGCTTCGCGCTGGTGGCCATCATGGTGGCCGCCGCCGTCATCACGCCCACGCCGGACCCCACCAACATGATGCTGGTGGCCGTGCCGCTGTACGTGCTGTTCGAGCTGAGCGTGCTGCTCTCGCGGGCCTTCCGCCTGCCACCGCCCGAAGAGGAAGAAGCCCCCGCGCTGGGCCTGTGA
- the tdh gene encoding L-threonine 3-dehydrogenase — protein MRALSKLKPEPGIWLTETDVPTPGPNDLLIRVKKSSICGTDVHIYKWDEWASRTVPTPMVVGHEYVGVVAGMGSEVSGFQIGDRVSGEGHITCGHCRNCRAGRRHLCRNTQGVGVQRPGSFAEYLVLPAFNAFKLPDDISDDLAAIFDPFGNAVHTALKFDLVGEDVLITGAGPIGVMAAAVAKHVGARHVVITDVNEYRLELARQMGVTRAVNVAEEDLWTVAQSELGMTEGFDVGLEMSGSGAAFAQMVKLMNHGGKIALLGIPAGRVDIDWDSVIFKMLTVQGIYGREMFETWYKMVALIQSGLDLTPVITHHYGIADFQQGFDAMLGGQSGKVILDWGV, from the coding sequence ATGCGCGCCCTGAGCAAACTGAAGCCCGAACCCGGCATCTGGCTGACTGAAACCGATGTTCCGACGCCCGGCCCCAACGATCTGCTGATCCGCGTCAAGAAGAGCAGCATCTGTGGCACCGACGTCCACATCTACAAGTGGGACGAGTGGGCCAGCCGCACCGTGCCCACGCCGATGGTGGTGGGCCACGAGTACGTGGGCGTGGTGGCCGGCATGGGTTCGGAGGTCAGCGGCTTTCAGATCGGTGACCGGGTGAGCGGCGAGGGCCACATCACCTGCGGACACTGCCGCAACTGCCGCGCGGGCCGCCGCCACCTGTGCCGCAACACCCAGGGCGTGGGCGTCCAGCGTCCCGGCTCGTTTGCCGAGTATCTGGTGCTGCCGGCCTTCAACGCCTTCAAGCTGCCCGACGACATCTCCGACGATCTGGCCGCCATCTTCGATCCCTTCGGCAATGCCGTCCACACCGCCCTGAAGTTCGACCTGGTGGGCGAGGACGTGCTGATCACCGGGGCCGGGCCGATTGGCGTGATGGCCGCCGCCGTCGCCAAGCATGTCGGCGCGCGCCACGTGGTGATCACTGACGTGAACGAGTACCGCCTGGAGCTGGCGCGCCAGATGGGCGTGACCCGCGCCGTGAACGTGGCCGAAGAAGACCTGTGGACGGTGGCGCAGAGTGAACTGGGCATGACCGAGGGCTTCGACGTGGGCCTGGAGATGAGCGGCTCCGGCGCGGCCTTCGCCCAGATGGTCAAGTTGATGAATCACGGCGGCAAGATCGCCCTGCTGGGCATTCCGGCGGGCCGCGTGGACATCGACTGGGACAGCGTGATCTTCAAGATGCTGACGGTGCAGGGCATCTACGGGCGCGAGATGTTCGAGACCTGGTACAAGATGGTGGCGTTGATCCAGTCCGGCCTGGATCTGACCCCGGTCATCACCCACCATTACGGCATCGCCGACTTCCAGCAGGGCTTCGACGCCATGCTGGGCGGCCAAAGCGGCAAGGTCATTCTGGACTGGGGCGTCTGA
- a CDS encoding SDR family oxidoreductase, producing the protein MTLFRLDGKRALVTGGSRGIGLAAAHDLVRLGARVTIAARHEQALKAAADALGARWVVADVSTQEGVTAAVQAAGEVDILVSNAGGPPPGKPSEVSEEAWQAGYDTTFLSTVRLANGVLAGMRGRQWGRIIAVTSLTVGRPSPTLPVSNAMRAAVTNYLRTLALEVASDGVTCNTVAPGYTATDRLKALNRDPGDADKLTARIPARRFGQPNEVAAAIAFLATNEAAYITGQELRVDGGWSI; encoded by the coding sequence ATGACGTTGTTCAGGCTGGACGGCAAACGTGCCCTGGTGACGGGCGGCAGCAGGGGCATCGGGCTGGCGGCGGCGCACGATCTGGTCCGGCTGGGCGCGCGGGTCACGATTGCTGCGCGGCACGAACAGGCCCTCAAGGCGGCGGCGGACGCCCTCGGGGCGCGCTGGGTGGTGGCCGATGTCAGCACCCAGGAGGGTGTAACAGCTGCCGTGCAGGCCGCGGGCGAGGTGGACATTCTGGTCAGCAACGCCGGCGGCCCCCCTCCGGGGAAACCCAGTGAGGTCAGTGAAGAGGCGTGGCAGGCCGGCTACGACACCACCTTCCTCAGCACCGTGCGGCTGGCGAATGGGGTACTGGCTGGCATGCGCGGGCGTCAGTGGGGCCGCATCATCGCCGTGACCAGCCTGACGGTGGGCCGGCCCTCGCCCACGCTGCCGGTGAGCAACGCCATGCGCGCCGCCGTGACCAATTACCTGCGGACGCTGGCGCTGGAGGTGGCGAGTGACGGCGTGACCTGCAACACCGTCGCGCCTGGCTACACGGCCACGGACCGCCTGAAGGCCCTGAACCGTGATCCCGGTGACGCCGACAAGCTGACGGCCCGGATTCCCGCCCGCCGCTTCGGGCAGCCGAACGAGGTGGCGGCGGCGATTGCCTTTCTGGCGACGAACGAGGCCGCCTACATCACCGGCCAGGAACTGCGGGTGGACGGCGGCTGGAGCATCTGA
- a CDS encoding twin-arginine translocase TatA/TatE family subunit, translating to MGPLEIILIIVVIALVFGASKLPQLGKGLGQGIKEFKRETAKTDADEVVRPITDVSSRQIDPVTGAPMPTERERESAGNRRA from the coding sequence ATGGGTCCCCTGGAAATTATTCTGATTATCGTCGTGATCGCCCTGGTCTTCGGGGCCAGCAAACTGCCGCAACTGGGCAAGGGCCTGGGCCAGGGCATCAAGGAGTTCAAGCGTGAGACGGCCAAGACCGACGCTGACGAAGTCGTCCGCCCCATCACCGACGTGTCCTCGCGCCAGATCGATCCCGTGACCGGCGCACCGATGCCCACCGAGCGCGAACGCGAGAGCGCCGGCAACCGCCGCGCGTAA
- a CDS encoding DNA-formamidopyrimidine glycosylase translates to MPELPEVETTRRKIEPLLRGRVIANVEHDAPHKYRDTHLAVGRRVTGLSRRGKYLMLQLAAADAAEADPHDLEFIVHLGMTGGFRLERGGHTRVTLTLEPDDGGDGQQLFFNDPRRFGKMAVVRPGDYAGMPTLAAMGPEPLSDDFGEADFVRLAREAGAVKPWLLSQKPVSGVGNIYADESLWQAQIHPAQTRLTTAEGKRLYAAIREVMAKAVEAGGSSLGSGVGNYRQHDGISGLFQHEHHVYGKDGQPCPRCGTDIAKTVLAQRGTHFCPKCQVLRERSKGQTV, encoded by the coding sequence ATGCCTGAGCTGCCGGAAGTCGAGACCACGCGCCGCAAGATCGAGCCGCTGCTGCGCGGGCGCGTCATCGCCAACGTCGAACACGACGCGCCGCACAAGTACCGCGACACCCATCTGGCGGTGGGACGGCGGGTCACGGGGCTGTCCCGGCGCGGCAAGTACCTGATGCTGCAACTGGCGGCGGCGGACGCGGCGGAGGCTGACCCCCACGATCTGGAATTCATCGTCCACCTGGGCATGACTGGGGGCTTTCGCCTGGAACGCGGAGGGCACACCCGCGTGACCCTGACCCTGGAGCCGGACGACGGCGGGGACGGCCAGCAACTGTTCTTCAACGATCCGCGCCGTTTCGGCAAGATGGCGGTGGTGCGTCCTGGCGACTACGCGGGCATGCCCACCCTGGCCGCGATGGGGCCGGAGCCGCTCTCCGACGACTTTGGCGAGGCCGACTTCGTGCGGCTGGCCCGTGAGGCGGGCGCGGTCAAGCCGTGGCTGCTCTCGCAGAAGCCGGTCAGCGGCGTGGGCAACATCTACGCCGACGAGAGCCTGTGGCAGGCCCAGATTCACCCGGCCCAGACCCGCCTGACCACCGCAGAGGGGAAACGCCTCTACGCGGCCATCCGCGAGGTTATGGCAAAGGCCGTGGAGGCAGGCGGCAGCAGCCTGGGCAGCGGCGTGGGCAATTATCGCCAGCACGACGGCATCTCGGGGCTGTTCCAGCACGAGCACCACGTCTACGGCAAGGACGGGCAGCCCTGCCCTCGCTGCGGCACGGACATTGCCAAGACCGTGCTGGCGCAGCGGGGAACGCATTTTTGCCCGAAGTGTCAGGTGCTCAGGGAGCGGTCTAAAGGTCAAACCGTCTAA
- a CDS encoding pyroglutamyl-peptidase I — MPKLLLTGFEPFHTHPDNPSARAAAALDGLEVGGMHVVSALLPVEPHSAGEALEALLERHQPGAVLLTGLAAGRPQVTLERVALNVMDFNIPDNAGNTYRDAPAHPHDDAPPAYLSTLPLRPLLSAWQAAGIPGHISNTAGLYLCNFVMYRARHWLTARGQGDVPCGFLHLPANPAVALAVPEDRPPLPYLPQDEITRAVRVAAEVLGQGARAHTYSD, encoded by the coding sequence ATGCCCAAGTTGCTGCTGACCGGATTCGAGCCGTTCCACACGCATCCCGACAACCCCAGCGCGCGGGCGGCGGCGGCCTTGGACGGCCTGGAAGTGGGCGGAATGCACGTCGTCTCGGCCCTGCTGCCCGTAGAGCCGCACTCGGCGGGCGAGGCGCTGGAGGCGCTGCTGGAGCGGCACCAACCCGGCGCGGTGTTGCTGACCGGACTGGCGGCGGGGCGGCCCCAGGTCACGCTGGAGCGGGTGGCGCTGAACGTCATGGACTTCAACATTCCGGACAATGCCGGGAACACCTACCGCGACGCGCCCGCCCATCCGCACGACGACGCACCCCCGGCGTACCTGTCCACCCTGCCGCTGCGCCCCCTGCTCAGCGCATGGCAGGCGGCAGGCATTCCCGGCCACATCAGCAACACGGCGGGCCTGTACCTCTGCAATTTCGTGATGTACCGCGCCCGCCACTGGCTGACGGCGCGGGGCCAGGGCGACGTGCCGTGCGGCTTTCTGCACCTGCCGGCCAATCCAGCCGTGGCCCTGGCCGTGCCGGAAGACCGCCCGCCCCTTCCCTACCTGCCGCAGGACGAGATCACGCGGGCGGTGCGGGTGGCGGCGGAGGTTCTCGGACAGGGTGCCCGCGCTCATACGTACTCCGATTGA
- the trpS gene encoding tryptophan--tRNA ligase: MTLQTPRQRILTGDRPTGPLHIGHLAGSLRNRVALQHQYETYVLLADVQALTDNFENPQKVRSNVMEVALDYLAVGLDPDICTFVIQSQLPEIAELTVFYLNLVTVAHLRQNPTVKAEITQKGYGESVPAGFFVYPVSQAADITAFGAHLVPVGEDQLPMIEQTREIVRRFNHLYAPVLTEPQALVGQAARLPGLDGGGKMSKSLNNAIFLSDSADTVARKVRGMYTDPGHLRAEDPGRVEGNPVFAYLDAFDPDVVGLEAMKDHYRRGGLGDVKVKRHLTDVLEATLAPIRERRADFARDLPQVREVVRLGTERGREVAAETMNAVRGAMGLDYF; encoded by the coding sequence ATGACCCTGCAAACACCCAGACAACGCATCCTGACCGGTGACCGCCCCACCGGGCCGCTGCACATCGGCCATCTGGCCGGATCACTCCGCAACCGCGTGGCCCTGCAACACCAGTACGAGACCTACGTGCTGCTGGCCGACGTGCAGGCGCTGACCGACAACTTCGAGAACCCGCAGAAAGTCCGCAGCAACGTCATGGAGGTGGCGCTCGACTACTTGGCGGTAGGCCTAGATCCGGACATCTGCACCTTCGTCATCCAGTCCCAGCTGCCCGAAATTGCCGAATTGACGGTGTTTTACCTGAATCTGGTCACCGTCGCCCACCTGCGCCAGAACCCCACCGTCAAGGCCGAGATCACGCAGAAGGGCTACGGCGAGTCGGTGCCCGCCGGATTCTTCGTGTACCCGGTGTCACAAGCTGCCGACATCACGGCGTTCGGCGCCCATCTGGTGCCGGTGGGCGAGGATCAGCTGCCCATGATCGAGCAGACCCGCGAGATCGTCCGCCGCTTCAATCATCTGTACGCACCCGTCTTGACCGAGCCGCAGGCGCTGGTGGGTCAGGCCGCCCGCCTGCCCGGTCTCGACGGCGGCGGCAAGATGAGCAAGTCGCTGAACAACGCCATCTTCCTCTCGGACAGCGCCGACACGGTGGCCCGCAAGGTGCGCGGCATGTACACCGATCCGGGCCACCTGCGGGCCGAAGACCCCGGACGGGTGGAGGGCAACCCGGTGTTCGCCTATCTGGACGCCTTTGACCCCGATGTCGTGGGCCTGGAGGCCATGAAAGACCACTACCGCCGGGGCGGGCTGGGCGACGTGAAGGTCAAGCGTCACCTGACGGACGTGCTGGAGGCGACGCTGGCCCCCATCCGCGAACGCCGCGCCGACTTTGCCCGTGACCTGCCGCAGGTGCGGGAGGTGGTGCGCCTGGGCACCGAGCGGGGGCGTGAGGTGGCGGCTGAAACGATGAACGCCGTGCGCGGGGCGATGGGGCTGGATTACTTCTGA
- a CDS encoding putative quinol monooxygenase has product MPAIAVHAVITPRPEHVEAVLTEMRGMVQHSRQEPGCLRYDLLRQDDGGTVRLHVQERYRDMAAVQAHRDSAHYQAYRAKAGDWFQAAPVVTVLEEVDVA; this is encoded by the coding sequence ATGCCTGCCATTGCCGTTCATGCCGTGATCACCCCCAGACCCGAACACGTCGAGGCCGTGCTGACCGAGATGCGGGGCATGGTGCAGCACAGCCGCCAGGAACCCGGCTGCCTGCGCTATGACCTGCTGCGTCAGGACGACGGCGGCACCGTGCGCCTGCACGTGCAGGAGCGGTACCGCGACATGGCCGCCGTGCAGGCTCACCGTGACTCGGCGCACTACCAGGCGTACCGGGCCAAAGCCGGAGACTGGTTCCAGGCGGCCCCGGTGGTGACCGTGCTGGAAGAGGTGGACGTGGCCTGA
- the pdxH gene encoding pyridoxamine 5'-phosphate oxidase gives MTDLTSLRISYTRDALRRADLQDDPLAQFQGWFAEAQRAGLPEPYALSLATADASGRPGVRTVLLRGADERGLTFYTNFESHKGHDLSANPQAELLFYWAELERQVRAYGSITRVPDAEADDYFHVRPRDSQLAAHASDPQSAPIENREALEAKFAALHERFPEGQPVPRPEFWGGYRVTVQEWEFWQGRPNRMHDRFRYTRQDGGWKIERLMP, from the coding sequence ATGACCGATCTCACTTCCCTGCGAATTTCCTACACCCGCGACGCGCTGCGGCGGGCAGACCTGCAAGATGATCCGCTGGCCCAGTTTCAGGGCTGGTTTGCCGAGGCGCAGCGGGCCGGGTTGCCCGAACCCTACGCCCTGTCCCTGGCGACGGCGGACGCTTCGGGGCGGCCGGGCGTCCGCACGGTGCTGCTGCGCGGCGCGGATGAGCGCGGGCTGACCTTTTACACCAATTTCGAGTCCCACAAGGGCCATGACCTGAGCGCCAACCCGCAGGCGGAACTGCTGTTCTACTGGGCCGAACTGGAGCGGCAGGTGCGGGCCTACGGTTCCATCACCCGCGTGCCGGATGCCGAGGCCGACGACTACTTCCACGTGCGCCCGCGCGACAGTCAACTGGCCGCCCACGCCAGCGATCCGCAGAGCGCGCCGATTGAGAACCGTGAAGCGCTGGAGGCCAAATTTGCCGCCCTGCACGAACGCTTTCCCGAAGGCCAGCCGGTGCCCCGCCCGGAGTTCTGGGGCGGCTACCGCGTGACCGTGCAGGAATGGGAATTCTGGCAGGGCCGCCCCAACCGCATGCATGACCGCTTCCGCTACACGCGGCAGGACGGGGGCTGGAAGATTGAGCGCCTGATGCCGTGA
- a CDS encoding Uma2 family endonuclease, with product MHGKDTPNAQAGALSRHGLIGTNLIAALHRPALRQGCKVYASDMRVRIQARGTRYDYPDVVLTCEDMADDARDASSPCFIVEVLSQSTQVVDRGQKLSEYTALPSLQGYLMVDTATRAARLYTRQGEGWGEQYVEEAGVLRLPCVDVELTLDDVYEGTSLQPPHTPQPASDPTAPKHGLRPWIASAFVPHIRYFQIGR from the coding sequence CTGCACGGGAAGGACACCCCGAATGCCCAGGCGGGCGCACTGAGCCGGCACGGGCTGATCGGCACCAACCTGATTGCCGCCCTGCACCGTCCCGCGCTGCGGCAGGGGTGCAAGGTCTACGCCAGTGATATGCGCGTGCGAATCCAGGCCAGAGGCACGCGCTATGACTATCCCGATGTCGTGCTGACCTGCGAGGACATGGCCGATGACGCCCGCGACGCCAGCAGTCCATGCTTTATCGTCGAGGTGTTGAGCCAGAGCACGCAAGTGGTAGACCGGGGCCAGAAACTCTCCGAGTACACGGCGTTGCCCAGTCTTCAGGGGTATCTGATGGTCGACACGGCCACCCGCGCTGCCCGGTTGTATACCCGCCAGGGCGAGGGCTGGGGTGAACAGTACGTCGAGGAGGCTGGAGTGCTGCGGCTGCCCTGTGTTGACGTGGAGTTGACACTGGACGACGTGTATGAGGGGACGAGTCTTCAGCCGCCCCACACACCCCAGCCCGCCTCTGACCCCACCGCGCCCAAGCATGGGCTTCGGCCTTGGATAGCTTCGGCTTTTGTCCCACATATCCGATATTTTCAAATCGGACGTTGA